Proteins from a single region of Kogia breviceps isolate mKogBre1 chromosome 5, mKogBre1 haplotype 1, whole genome shotgun sequence:
- the DZIP1L gene encoding cilium assembly protein DZIP1L isoform X3, producing the protein MQSHATTAQGLSDPLFAAYTLPTFKFQPRRERMDWRRISALDVERVARELDVATLQENIVSVTFSNLDREVCGRCGQPVDPALLKVLRLAQLSIEYLLHCQDCLSASVAQLEARLQASLGQQERGQQELGRQADELRGVREESRRRRKMISALQQLLLQTSAHSYHACHLCDKTFMNATFLWGHIQRRHTDVVEGVDPTGKQKKQEQPVEEVLEELWTKLKWTRGELEAQRAAERQRQLQEAEITRQREAEAKKEFDEWKEKERAQLYGEIDKLKKLFWDEFKSIANQNSTLEEKLQALQSHKVMKSNLGSLQDEEPEERLRQTQELQGLKEKMELQKTEWKRKMKALQEEHAAQKRELQEQNERLQASLSQDQRKAAIQAQRQITALRAQLQEQTRLIASQEEMIQTMSLRKVEGIRKGPKAVDTEEDSSEEELEDSRSGQQKVLAALSRNPTLLKQFRPVLEDTLAEKLEGMGVKRDAKGIPAHTLRHLESLLRAQREQKAGRFSEFLSLREKLIKEASSRVKEERQWNRAPVSQPDGEAPVKSQQSTPVTKEAQPKARTLHVAQSSKLAESPMSPLQSRRNHGPGLAQGPTPTPGSSVPGPSSTPASLGSGLSSTPPFSSEEDSEADAGSHVSFQPPRVPSRKGPRQQDDWGWSDSETSEGSAQTPGKGSGTLVRSMVRNHEKPAGAVSLFSKPSAGPQRAAVPGGKPQLSEEESDLEISSLEDLPQDLNQREKPKPCLARSSQRRSVPAPGALVSPGSLAGDPAPEPGGQRTSLVAQLGGAGSRSTPTDGAAGPLVFTSNREVSSPGEKQSRRWI; encoded by the exons ATGCAGTCCCACGCTACCACCGCCCAGGGCCTCAGCGACCCCCTCTTTGCGGCCTACACTCTCCCCACCTTCAAGTTCCAACCTCGCCGTGAGAGGATGGACTGGAGGCGCATTAGCGCCCTGGACGTGGAACGTGTGGCACGGGAGCTGGACGTGGCCACCCTGCAGGAGAACATCGTCAGCGTTACCTTCAGCAACCTGGACCGGGAGGTGTGCGGCCGCTGCGGGCAGCCCGTGGACCCGGCGCTGCTCAAGGTGCTGCGGCTGGCGCAGCTCAGCATCGAGTACCTGCTGCACTGCCAGGACTGCCTGAGTGCCAGCGTGGCCCAGCTGGAGGCACGGCTGCAGGCTAGCCTGGGCCAGCAGGAGCGCGGCCAGCAAGAGTTGGGCCGCCAGGCCGACGAGCTCAGGGGCGTGCGGGAGGAGAGCCGCCGGCGGCGCAAGATGATCAGCGCCCTGCAGCAGCTGCTCCTGCAGACGAGCGCCCACAGCTACCATGCG TGCCACCTGTGTGACAAGACCTTCATGAATGCCACCTTTCTCTGGGGCCACATCCAGCGCAGACATACGGACGTGGTGGAAGGTG TGGACCCCACAGGAAAGCAGAAGAAGCAGGAGCAGCCAGTGGAGGAGGTGTTGGAAGAGCTCTGGACCAAGCTGAAGTGGACCCGAGGGGAGCTGGAAGCGCAGAGGGCAGCGGAGAGGCAGCGGCAGCTTCAG GAAGCAGAGATCACTCGCCAGAGGGAAGCAGAAGCTAAGAAAGAATTTGATGAGTGGAAAGAAAAAGAGCGGGCCCAGCTATACGGGGAAATAGACAAgctcaaaaaattattttgggaTGAATTTAAAAGTATTGCCAACCAGAACTCAACGCTAGAAGAG AAACTGCAGGCACTGCAGTCCCACAAGGTGATGAAGTCCAACCTCGGGTCCCTGCAGGATGAGGAGCCCGAGGAACGACTCAGGCAGACTCAGGAGCTCCAGGGCCTGAAGGAGAAGATGGAGCTTCAG aaaacagaatggaagagaaaaatgaaggcatTGCAGGAAGAGCATGCAGCTCAGAAGAGAGAG CTGCAGGAGCAGAACGAGAGGCTCCAGGCCTCCCTGTCTCAGGATCAGAGGAAAGCAGCTATCCAGGCCCAGCGCCAGATCACTGCCCTTCGCGCCCAGCTCCAGGAACAAACCAGGCTCATCGCCTCCCAGGAGGAGATG ATCCAGACCATGTCTCTCAGGAAGGTGGAGG GGATCCGCAAGGGCCCGAAGGCTGTGGACACAGAGGAGGACTCTTCCGAGGAAG AGCTGGAGGACTCCCGCAGCGGACAGCAGAAGGTGCTGGCAGCTCTCAGTCGAAACCCCACCTTGCTGAAGCAGTTCAGGCCAGTCCTGGAGGACACCCTGGCGGAGAAGCTGGAAGGCATGGGGGTAAAGCGA GATGCAAAGGGAATCCCTGCTCACACCCTCCGACACCTGGAGTCCCTCCTGCGAGCCCAGCGGGAGCAGAAAGCGGGGAGGTTTTCTGAATTTCTGAGTCTGAGGGAGAAGCTCATCAAGGAAGCCAGCAGCAGAGTGAAGGAGGAGAGACAGTGGAACAGGGCCCCGGTGTCCCAGCCAGACGGCGAGGCTCCAG TCAAAAGCCAGCAGAGCACACCGGTCACCAAAGAGGCCCAGCCAAAGGCCAGGACCCTGCACGTGGCACAGTCATCCAAGCTGGCAGAGTCCCCcatgtcacctcttcagagcCGCCGTAACCATGGCCCGGGCCTGGCTCAGGGGCCCACCCCTACTCCTGGCTCCAGCGTGCCTGGACCCTCCAGCACCCCGGCTTCCCTGGGGTCCGGGCTGAG cAGTACGCCCCCGTTCAGTTCTGAAGAGGACTCGGAGGCAGATGCCGGCTCTCATGTGTCCTTCCAGCCCCCGAGGGTTCCTTCGAGGAAGGGGCCCCGGCAGCAGGATGACTGGGGCTGGTCTGACAGCGAGACCTCGGAGGGGAGCGCCCAGACGCCTGGCAAGGGCTCAG GAACATTGGTGCGGTCGATGGTCAGAAACCATGAGAAGCCTGCTGGAGCCGTCAGTCTGTTCTCCAAGCCCAGTGCCGGGCCACAGAGGGCTGCTGTGCCAGGAGGGAAGCCCCAG ctTTCTGAAGAGGAGAGTGACTTGGAGATCTCTTCCTTGGAAGATCTCCCCCAGGACCTGAACCAGAGAGAGAAACCAAAGCCTTGTCTCGCTCGAAGCTCCCAGAGAAGATCGGTGCCAGCTCCTGGAGCCCTGGTCAGCCCAGGGTCCCTGGCTGGTGATCCTGCCCCGGAGCCTGGCGGCCAGAGGACCAGCCTTGTTGCccagctgggtggggctggctcaCGGTCCACCCCAACAGATGGGGCTGCTGGGCCTCTTGTCTTCACCAGTAACCGAGAGGTCTCCTCCCCTGGAGAGAAGCAGAGCAGAAGATGGATATGA
- the DZIP1L gene encoding cilium assembly protein DZIP1L isoform X5 yields MCGFQALSQLLCLLPWSWWHPSPAISPGLPLSMQSHATTAQGLSDPLFAAYTLPTFKFQPRRERMDWRRISALDVERVARELDVATLQENIVSVTFSNLDREVCGRCGQPVDPALLKVLRLAQLSIEYLLHCQDCLSASVAQLEARLQASLGQQERGQQELGRQADELRGVREESRRRRKMISALQQLLLQTSAHSYHACHLCDKTFMNATFLWGHIQRRHTDVVEGVDPTGKQKKQEQPVEEVLEELWTKLKWTRGELEAQRAAERQRQLQEAEITRQREAEAKKEFDEWKEKERAQLYGEIDKLKKLFWDEFKSIANQNSTLEEKLQALQSHKVMKSNLGSLQDEEPEERLRQTQELQGLKEKMELQKTEWKRKMKALQEEHAAQKREIQTMSLRKVEGIRKGPKAVDTEEDSSEEELEDSRSGQQKVLAALSRNPTLLKQFRPVLEDTLAEKLEGMGVKRDAKGIPAHTLRHLESLLRAQREQKAGRFSEFLSLREKLIKEASSRVKEERQWNRAPVSQPDGEAPVKSQQSTPVTKEAQPKARTLHVAQSSKLAESPMSPLQSRRNHGPGLAQGPTPTPGSSVPGPSSTPASLGSGLSSTPPFSSEEDSEADAGSHVSFQPPRVPSRKGPRQQDDWGWSDSETSEGSAQTPGKGSGTLVRSMVRNHEKPAGAVSLFSKPSAGPQRAAVPGGKPQLSEEESDLEISSLEDLPQDLNQREKPKPCLARSSQRRSVPAPGALVSPGSLAGDPAPEPGGQRTSLVAQLGGAGSRSTPTDGAAGPLVFTSNREVSSPGEKQSRRWI; encoded by the exons GCCCTCTCTCAGCTCCTGTGCCTCCTGCCGTGGTCTTGGTGGCACCCTTCCCCAGCGATCAGCCCAGGGCTCCCCCTGTCCATGCAGTCCCACGCTACCACCGCCCAGGGCCTCAGCGACCCCCTCTTTGCGGCCTACACTCTCCCCACCTTCAAGTTCCAACCTCGCCGTGAGAGGATGGACTGGAGGCGCATTAGCGCCCTGGACGTGGAACGTGTGGCACGGGAGCTGGACGTGGCCACCCTGCAGGAGAACATCGTCAGCGTTACCTTCAGCAACCTGGACCGGGAGGTGTGCGGCCGCTGCGGGCAGCCCGTGGACCCGGCGCTGCTCAAGGTGCTGCGGCTGGCGCAGCTCAGCATCGAGTACCTGCTGCACTGCCAGGACTGCCTGAGTGCCAGCGTGGCCCAGCTGGAGGCACGGCTGCAGGCTAGCCTGGGCCAGCAGGAGCGCGGCCAGCAAGAGTTGGGCCGCCAGGCCGACGAGCTCAGGGGCGTGCGGGAGGAGAGCCGCCGGCGGCGCAAGATGATCAGCGCCCTGCAGCAGCTGCTCCTGCAGACGAGCGCCCACAGCTACCATGCG TGCCACCTGTGTGACAAGACCTTCATGAATGCCACCTTTCTCTGGGGCCACATCCAGCGCAGACATACGGACGTGGTGGAAGGTG TGGACCCCACAGGAAAGCAGAAGAAGCAGGAGCAGCCAGTGGAGGAGGTGTTGGAAGAGCTCTGGACCAAGCTGAAGTGGACCCGAGGGGAGCTGGAAGCGCAGAGGGCAGCGGAGAGGCAGCGGCAGCTTCAG GAAGCAGAGATCACTCGCCAGAGGGAAGCAGAAGCTAAGAAAGAATTTGATGAGTGGAAAGAAAAAGAGCGGGCCCAGCTATACGGGGAAATAGACAAgctcaaaaaattattttgggaTGAATTTAAAAGTATTGCCAACCAGAACTCAACGCTAGAAGAG AAACTGCAGGCACTGCAGTCCCACAAGGTGATGAAGTCCAACCTCGGGTCCCTGCAGGATGAGGAGCCCGAGGAACGACTCAGGCAGACTCAGGAGCTCCAGGGCCTGAAGGAGAAGATGGAGCTTCAG aaaacagaatggaagagaaaaatgaaggcatTGCAGGAAGAGCATGCAGCTCAGAAGAGAGAG ATCCAGACCATGTCTCTCAGGAAGGTGGAGG GGATCCGCAAGGGCCCGAAGGCTGTGGACACAGAGGAGGACTCTTCCGAGGAAG AGCTGGAGGACTCCCGCAGCGGACAGCAGAAGGTGCTGGCAGCTCTCAGTCGAAACCCCACCTTGCTGAAGCAGTTCAGGCCAGTCCTGGAGGACACCCTGGCGGAGAAGCTGGAAGGCATGGGGGTAAAGCGA GATGCAAAGGGAATCCCTGCTCACACCCTCCGACACCTGGAGTCCCTCCTGCGAGCCCAGCGGGAGCAGAAAGCGGGGAGGTTTTCTGAATTTCTGAGTCTGAGGGAGAAGCTCATCAAGGAAGCCAGCAGCAGAGTGAAGGAGGAGAGACAGTGGAACAGGGCCCCGGTGTCCCAGCCAGACGGCGAGGCTCCAG TCAAAAGCCAGCAGAGCACACCGGTCACCAAAGAGGCCCAGCCAAAGGCCAGGACCCTGCACGTGGCACAGTCATCCAAGCTGGCAGAGTCCCCcatgtcacctcttcagagcCGCCGTAACCATGGCCCGGGCCTGGCTCAGGGGCCCACCCCTACTCCTGGCTCCAGCGTGCCTGGACCCTCCAGCACCCCGGCTTCCCTGGGGTCCGGGCTGAG cAGTACGCCCCCGTTCAGTTCTGAAGAGGACTCGGAGGCAGATGCCGGCTCTCATGTGTCCTTCCAGCCCCCGAGGGTTCCTTCGAGGAAGGGGCCCCGGCAGCAGGATGACTGGGGCTGGTCTGACAGCGAGACCTCGGAGGGGAGCGCCCAGACGCCTGGCAAGGGCTCAG GAACATTGGTGCGGTCGATGGTCAGAAACCATGAGAAGCCTGCTGGAGCCGTCAGTCTGTTCTCCAAGCCCAGTGCCGGGCCACAGAGGGCTGCTGTGCCAGGAGGGAAGCCCCAG ctTTCTGAAGAGGAGAGTGACTTGGAGATCTCTTCCTTGGAAGATCTCCCCCAGGACCTGAACCAGAGAGAGAAACCAAAGCCTTGTCTCGCTCGAAGCTCCCAGAGAAGATCGGTGCCAGCTCCTGGAGCCCTGGTCAGCCCAGGGTCCCTGGCTGGTGATCCTGCCCCGGAGCCTGGCGGCCAGAGGACCAGCCTTGTTGCccagctgggtggggctggctcaCGGTCCACCCCAACAGATGGGGCTGCTGGGCCTCTTGTCTTCACCAGTAACCGAGAGGTCTCCTCCCCTGGAGAGAAGCAGAGCAGAAGATGGATATGA
- the DZIP1L gene encoding cilium assembly protein DZIP1L isoform X4 produces MQSHATTAQGLSDPLFAAYTLPTFKFQPRRERMDWRRISALDVERVARELDVATLQENIVSVTFSNLDREVCGRCGQPVDPALLKVLRLAQLSIEYLLHCQDCLSASVAQLEARLQASLGQQERGQQELGRQADELRGVREESRRRRKMISALQQLLLQTSAHSYHACHLCDKTFMNATFLWGHIQRRHTDVVEGGKQKKQEQPVEEVLEELWTKLKWTRGELEAQRAAERQRQLQEAEITRQREAEAKKEFDEWKEKERAQLYGEIDKLKKLFWDEFKSIANQNSTLEEKLQALQSHKVMKSNLGSLQDEEPEERLRQTQELQGLKEKMELQKTEWKRKMKALQEEHAAQKRELQEQNERLQASLSQDQRKAAIQAQRQITALRAQLQEQTRLIASQEEMIQTMSLRKVEGIRKGPKAVDTEEDSSEEELEDSRSGQQKVLAALSRNPTLLKQFRPVLEDTLAEKLEGMGVKRDAKGIPAHTLRHLESLLRAQREQKAGRFSEFLSLREKLIKEASSRVKEERQWNRAPVSQPDGEAPVKSQQSTPVTKEAQPKARTLHVAQSSKLAESPMSPLQSRRNHGPGLAQGPTPTPGSSVPGPSSTPASLGSGLSSTPPFSSEEDSEADAGSHVSFQPPRVPSRKGPRQQDDWGWSDSETSEGSAQTPGKGSGTLVRSMVRNHEKPAGAVSLFSKPSAGPQRAAVPGGKPQLSEEESDLEISSLEDLPQDLNQREKPKPCLARSSQRRSVPAPGALVSPGSLAGDPAPEPGGQRTSLVAQLGGAGSRSTPTDGAAGPLVFTSNREVSSPGEKQSRRWI; encoded by the exons ATGCAGTCCCACGCTACCACCGCCCAGGGCCTCAGCGACCCCCTCTTTGCGGCCTACACTCTCCCCACCTTCAAGTTCCAACCTCGCCGTGAGAGGATGGACTGGAGGCGCATTAGCGCCCTGGACGTGGAACGTGTGGCACGGGAGCTGGACGTGGCCACCCTGCAGGAGAACATCGTCAGCGTTACCTTCAGCAACCTGGACCGGGAGGTGTGCGGCCGCTGCGGGCAGCCCGTGGACCCGGCGCTGCTCAAGGTGCTGCGGCTGGCGCAGCTCAGCATCGAGTACCTGCTGCACTGCCAGGACTGCCTGAGTGCCAGCGTGGCCCAGCTGGAGGCACGGCTGCAGGCTAGCCTGGGCCAGCAGGAGCGCGGCCAGCAAGAGTTGGGCCGCCAGGCCGACGAGCTCAGGGGCGTGCGGGAGGAGAGCCGCCGGCGGCGCAAGATGATCAGCGCCCTGCAGCAGCTGCTCCTGCAGACGAGCGCCCACAGCTACCATGCG TGCCACCTGTGTGACAAGACCTTCATGAATGCCACCTTTCTCTGGGGCCACATCCAGCGCAGACATACGGACGTGGTGGAAGGTG GAAAGCAGAAGAAGCAGGAGCAGCCAGTGGAGGAGGTGTTGGAAGAGCTCTGGACCAAGCTGAAGTGGACCCGAGGGGAGCTGGAAGCGCAGAGGGCAGCGGAGAGGCAGCGGCAGCTTCAG GAAGCAGAGATCACTCGCCAGAGGGAAGCAGAAGCTAAGAAAGAATTTGATGAGTGGAAAGAAAAAGAGCGGGCCCAGCTATACGGGGAAATAGACAAgctcaaaaaattattttgggaTGAATTTAAAAGTATTGCCAACCAGAACTCAACGCTAGAAGAG AAACTGCAGGCACTGCAGTCCCACAAGGTGATGAAGTCCAACCTCGGGTCCCTGCAGGATGAGGAGCCCGAGGAACGACTCAGGCAGACTCAGGAGCTCCAGGGCCTGAAGGAGAAGATGGAGCTTCAG aaaacagaatggaagagaaaaatgaaggcatTGCAGGAAGAGCATGCAGCTCAGAAGAGAGAG CTGCAGGAGCAGAACGAGAGGCTCCAGGCCTCCCTGTCTCAGGATCAGAGGAAAGCAGCTATCCAGGCCCAGCGCCAGATCACTGCCCTTCGCGCCCAGCTCCAGGAACAAACCAGGCTCATCGCCTCCCAGGAGGAGATG ATCCAGACCATGTCTCTCAGGAAGGTGGAGG GGATCCGCAAGGGCCCGAAGGCTGTGGACACAGAGGAGGACTCTTCCGAGGAAG AGCTGGAGGACTCCCGCAGCGGACAGCAGAAGGTGCTGGCAGCTCTCAGTCGAAACCCCACCTTGCTGAAGCAGTTCAGGCCAGTCCTGGAGGACACCCTGGCGGAGAAGCTGGAAGGCATGGGGGTAAAGCGA GATGCAAAGGGAATCCCTGCTCACACCCTCCGACACCTGGAGTCCCTCCTGCGAGCCCAGCGGGAGCAGAAAGCGGGGAGGTTTTCTGAATTTCTGAGTCTGAGGGAGAAGCTCATCAAGGAAGCCAGCAGCAGAGTGAAGGAGGAGAGACAGTGGAACAGGGCCCCGGTGTCCCAGCCAGACGGCGAGGCTCCAG TCAAAAGCCAGCAGAGCACACCGGTCACCAAAGAGGCCCAGCCAAAGGCCAGGACCCTGCACGTGGCACAGTCATCCAAGCTGGCAGAGTCCCCcatgtcacctcttcagagcCGCCGTAACCATGGCCCGGGCCTGGCTCAGGGGCCCACCCCTACTCCTGGCTCCAGCGTGCCTGGACCCTCCAGCACCCCGGCTTCCCTGGGGTCCGGGCTGAG cAGTACGCCCCCGTTCAGTTCTGAAGAGGACTCGGAGGCAGATGCCGGCTCTCATGTGTCCTTCCAGCCCCCGAGGGTTCCTTCGAGGAAGGGGCCCCGGCAGCAGGATGACTGGGGCTGGTCTGACAGCGAGACCTCGGAGGGGAGCGCCCAGACGCCTGGCAAGGGCTCAG GAACATTGGTGCGGTCGATGGTCAGAAACCATGAGAAGCCTGCTGGAGCCGTCAGTCTGTTCTCCAAGCCCAGTGCCGGGCCACAGAGGGCTGCTGTGCCAGGAGGGAAGCCCCAG ctTTCTGAAGAGGAGAGTGACTTGGAGATCTCTTCCTTGGAAGATCTCCCCCAGGACCTGAACCAGAGAGAGAAACCAAAGCCTTGTCTCGCTCGAAGCTCCCAGAGAAGATCGGTGCCAGCTCCTGGAGCCCTGGTCAGCCCAGGGTCCCTGGCTGGTGATCCTGCCCCGGAGCCTGGCGGCCAGAGGACCAGCCTTGTTGCccagctgggtggggctggctcaCGGTCCACCCCAACAGATGGGGCTGCTGGGCCTCTTGTCTTCACCAGTAACCGAGAGGTCTCCTCCCCTGGAGAGAAGCAGAGCAGAAGATGGATATGA
- the DZIP1L gene encoding cilium assembly protein DZIP1L isoform X2: MCGFQALSQLLCLLPWSWWHPSPAISPGLPLSMQSHATTAQGLSDPLFAAYTLPTFKFQPRRERMDWRRISALDVERVARELDVATLQENIVSVTFSNLDREVCGRCGQPVDPALLKVLRLAQLSIEYLLHCQDCLSASVAQLEARLQASLGQQERGQQELGRQADELRGVREESRRRRKMISALQQLLLQTSAHSYHACHLCDKTFMNATFLWGHIQRRHTDVVEGGKQKKQEQPVEEVLEELWTKLKWTRGELEAQRAAERQRQLQEAEITRQREAEAKKEFDEWKEKERAQLYGEIDKLKKLFWDEFKSIANQNSTLEEKLQALQSHKVMKSNLGSLQDEEPEERLRQTQELQGLKEKMELQKTEWKRKMKALQEEHAAQKRELQEQNERLQASLSQDQRKAAIQAQRQITALRAQLQEQTRLIASQEEMIQTMSLRKVEGIRKGPKAVDTEEDSSEEELEDSRSGQQKVLAALSRNPTLLKQFRPVLEDTLAEKLEGMGVKRDAKGIPAHTLRHLESLLRAQREQKAGRFSEFLSLREKLIKEASSRVKEERQWNRAPVSQPDGEAPVKSQQSTPVTKEAQPKARTLHVAQSSKLAESPMSPLQSRRNHGPGLAQGPTPTPGSSVPGPSSTPASLGSGLSTPPFSSEEDSEADAGSHVSFQPPRVPSRKGPRQQDDWGWSDSETSEGSAQTPGKGSGTLVRSMVRNHEKPAGAVSLFSKPSAGPQRAAVPGGKPQLSEEESDLEISSLEDLPQDLNQREKPKPCLARSSQRRSVPAPGALVSPGSLAGDPAPEPGGQRTSLVAQLGGAGSRSTPTDGAAGPLVFTSNREVSSPGEKQSRRWI; this comes from the exons GCCCTCTCTCAGCTCCTGTGCCTCCTGCCGTGGTCTTGGTGGCACCCTTCCCCAGCGATCAGCCCAGGGCTCCCCCTGTCCATGCAGTCCCACGCTACCACCGCCCAGGGCCTCAGCGACCCCCTCTTTGCGGCCTACACTCTCCCCACCTTCAAGTTCCAACCTCGCCGTGAGAGGATGGACTGGAGGCGCATTAGCGCCCTGGACGTGGAACGTGTGGCACGGGAGCTGGACGTGGCCACCCTGCAGGAGAACATCGTCAGCGTTACCTTCAGCAACCTGGACCGGGAGGTGTGCGGCCGCTGCGGGCAGCCCGTGGACCCGGCGCTGCTCAAGGTGCTGCGGCTGGCGCAGCTCAGCATCGAGTACCTGCTGCACTGCCAGGACTGCCTGAGTGCCAGCGTGGCCCAGCTGGAGGCACGGCTGCAGGCTAGCCTGGGCCAGCAGGAGCGCGGCCAGCAAGAGTTGGGCCGCCAGGCCGACGAGCTCAGGGGCGTGCGGGAGGAGAGCCGCCGGCGGCGCAAGATGATCAGCGCCCTGCAGCAGCTGCTCCTGCAGACGAGCGCCCACAGCTACCATGCG TGCCACCTGTGTGACAAGACCTTCATGAATGCCACCTTTCTCTGGGGCCACATCCAGCGCAGACATACGGACGTGGTGGAAGGTG GAAAGCAGAAGAAGCAGGAGCAGCCAGTGGAGGAGGTGTTGGAAGAGCTCTGGACCAAGCTGAAGTGGACCCGAGGGGAGCTGGAAGCGCAGAGGGCAGCGGAGAGGCAGCGGCAGCTTCAG GAAGCAGAGATCACTCGCCAGAGGGAAGCAGAAGCTAAGAAAGAATTTGATGAGTGGAAAGAAAAAGAGCGGGCCCAGCTATACGGGGAAATAGACAAgctcaaaaaattattttgggaTGAATTTAAAAGTATTGCCAACCAGAACTCAACGCTAGAAGAG AAACTGCAGGCACTGCAGTCCCACAAGGTGATGAAGTCCAACCTCGGGTCCCTGCAGGATGAGGAGCCCGAGGAACGACTCAGGCAGACTCAGGAGCTCCAGGGCCTGAAGGAGAAGATGGAGCTTCAG aaaacagaatggaagagaaaaatgaaggcatTGCAGGAAGAGCATGCAGCTCAGAAGAGAGAG CTGCAGGAGCAGAACGAGAGGCTCCAGGCCTCCCTGTCTCAGGATCAGAGGAAAGCAGCTATCCAGGCCCAGCGCCAGATCACTGCCCTTCGCGCCCAGCTCCAGGAACAAACCAGGCTCATCGCCTCCCAGGAGGAGATG ATCCAGACCATGTCTCTCAGGAAGGTGGAGG GGATCCGCAAGGGCCCGAAGGCTGTGGACACAGAGGAGGACTCTTCCGAGGAAG AGCTGGAGGACTCCCGCAGCGGACAGCAGAAGGTGCTGGCAGCTCTCAGTCGAAACCCCACCTTGCTGAAGCAGTTCAGGCCAGTCCTGGAGGACACCCTGGCGGAGAAGCTGGAAGGCATGGGGGTAAAGCGA GATGCAAAGGGAATCCCTGCTCACACCCTCCGACACCTGGAGTCCCTCCTGCGAGCCCAGCGGGAGCAGAAAGCGGGGAGGTTTTCTGAATTTCTGAGTCTGAGGGAGAAGCTCATCAAGGAAGCCAGCAGCAGAGTGAAGGAGGAGAGACAGTGGAACAGGGCCCCGGTGTCCCAGCCAGACGGCGAGGCTCCAG TCAAAAGCCAGCAGAGCACACCGGTCACCAAAGAGGCCCAGCCAAAGGCCAGGACCCTGCACGTGGCACAGTCATCCAAGCTGGCAGAGTCCCCcatgtcacctcttcagagcCGCCGTAACCATGGCCCGGGCCTGGCTCAGGGGCCCACCCCTACTCCTGGCTCCAGCGTGCCTGGACCCTCCAGCACCCCGGCTTCCCTGGGGTCCGGGCTGAG TACGCCCCCGTTCAGTTCTGAAGAGGACTCGGAGGCAGATGCCGGCTCTCATGTGTCCTTCCAGCCCCCGAGGGTTCCTTCGAGGAAGGGGCCCCGGCAGCAGGATGACTGGGGCTGGTCTGACAGCGAGACCTCGGAGGGGAGCGCCCAGACGCCTGGCAAGGGCTCAG GAACATTGGTGCGGTCGATGGTCAGAAACCATGAGAAGCCTGCTGGAGCCGTCAGTCTGTTCTCCAAGCCCAGTGCCGGGCCACAGAGGGCTGCTGTGCCAGGAGGGAAGCCCCAG ctTTCTGAAGAGGAGAGTGACTTGGAGATCTCTTCCTTGGAAGATCTCCCCCAGGACCTGAACCAGAGAGAGAAACCAAAGCCTTGTCTCGCTCGAAGCTCCCAGAGAAGATCGGTGCCAGCTCCTGGAGCCCTGGTCAGCCCAGGGTCCCTGGCTGGTGATCCTGCCCCGGAGCCTGGCGGCCAGAGGACCAGCCTTGTTGCccagctgggtggggctggctcaCGGTCCACCCCAACAGATGGGGCTGCTGGGCCTCTTGTCTTCACCAGTAACCGAGAGGTCTCCTCCCCTGGAGAGAAGCAGAGCAGAAGATGGATATGA